The following are encoded together in the Babesia microti strain RI chromosome II, complete genome genome:
- a CDS encoding Actin-related protein 4 (overlaps_old_locusTagID:BBM_II00460), with product MWCVSMYFGDTYVGAIVADVGASTIKYGQYGKDTPDAIIPSYLLQIDNEYHLLEFQNGALNVNNQSAAVNRLVWGTDQLEFNANSVCKSLNLIDSKLSCLDSINCESNASELSNKPLMLCEPNVDCKHYRENFTEVLFENYGSPGVYFSKSAVLSAFSTGRLTALIIDLGARLNSLAAVSNGRLLTGNSVVESCVSGNYLDFCFANMVLDGNCEDLLNHNLVAKGYDQAILSNCHNNGNQLHNVYVHGLVKELRETLCGVSQIKPNYNSSIEGLNIKKLSNITHTLPDGTNIDVTNLTYSVGELIFTDSTELMREFGISDPNGHTYKGLHTQIVDFVNYQIEDLYRRDLIANIFITGGLTSTTGLQERLVNEMSSFIPNDETVMMWTRLKISSPPRNSERSFSSWLGGSILASMPSFHDMWISRQEYCEHGSLVAHLKQF from the exons ATGTGGTGTGTCAGTATGTACTTTGGTGATACCTACGTCGGTGCCATAGTAGCAGACGTGGGTGCAAGTACTATTAAATATGGTCAATACGGTAAAGATACTCCTGATGCCATAATACCTTCGTATCTCCTACAAATAGATAATGAATATCATTTGTTAGAATTCCAAAATGGAGCTCTTAATGTAAACAATCAATCTGCCGCAGTAAATAGGTTGGTTTGGGGCACTGATCAACTGGAGTTCAATGCAAACTCTGTTTGTAAGTCTTTAAATCTGATAGATTCCAAATTAAGCTGTTTGGATTCCATCAATTGTGAGTCTAATGCTAGTGAATTGTCCAATAAGCCACTGATGTTGTGTGAACCGAATGTTGATTGTAAGCACTACCGGGAAAACTTTACCGAAGTTTTATTTGAGAATTACGGAAGTCCAGGGGTATATTTTAGCAAATCAGCTGTACTATCTGCCTTTTCCACTGGCAGATTGACTgctttaataattgatttgggCGCTAGGTTGAATTCACTTGCAGCGGTTTCTAATGGACGGTTATTAACAGGCAATTCTGTGGTAGAGAGTTGCGTTTCTGGTAATTATCTTGACTTTTGCTTCGCCAACATGGTTTTAGATGGTAATTGTGAGGATTTGCTCAATCATAATTTGGTGGCTAAGGGTTATGATCAGGCAATACTTTCAAATTGCCACAACAATGGAAATCAATTGCATAACGTTTATGTACATGGACTAGTAAAGGAGCTTCGTGAAACTTTATGTGGTGTATCACAAATTAAGCCTAACTACAACTCTTCAATAGAAGGATTGAACATCAAGAAATTGTCCAACATAACACATACACTGCCAGATGGTACCAATATCGATGTTACCAATCTAACTTACTCG GTTGGAGAGTTGATATTCACAGATAGTACTGAATTGATGCGAGAATTTGGAATAAGCGACCCAAATGGACATACATACAAGGGGCTCCATACGCAAATAGTGGActttgtaaattatcagATAGAAGATTTATATCGCAGAGATTTAATCGCAAACATTTTCATAACTGGAGGGCTTACGTCTACAACAg GTCTACAAGAACGACTGGTGAACGAAATGTCTAGTTTCATACCGAACGACGAAACTGTGATGATGTGGACGAGGCTCAAGATATCTTCACCTCCTAGAAATAGTGAACGTAGCTTTTCTAGCTGGCTTGGAGGATCAATTTTGGCATCCATGCCAAGCTTCCATGACATGTGGATTAGTAGGCAGGAATATTGCGAGCATGGATCGCTAGTAGCCCAtctcaaacaattttaa
- a CDS encoding conserved Plasmodium protein, unknown function (overlaps_old_locusTagID:BBM_II00465): MCSNLQCLFYIICTIALFFSNVRTKLTRLKYTHPLYRSNFRTNYYGFVSNNFARNSWQCYAKPIITTPVLSKDVLKKQVFLDYENILRSHDPSFINYNTRLSSIPGINIENIDNLYGRIYDRKVLLKQLDYFFRQDDFHTIYRILRDNPNVLTRVDCHKLVNSLPFVLKKVLKYPDLKIEKIDEQLRFLVGRYVLQHVIHQLPTETCRYHNLVDGKVPGDPVPNPQKRDFYKGEKAPIEEHPSYVELMGSLADLPAEIKFDKALTLQRRMIEAKRKKLERALWNFQKLKPPKHLSTRLKFKNHIDIKRINPLMSRPLRYTKEQYNQVNQDFATAVEKEDLVTACYILQRHTRLLDFRYKRELLKKFMGLHKKVHQCGLYPERSLKSIRLLYWRTMNMTRVLLKLREYSIIQDLPYSQKELYEKELEAYRKRRDQRNIDKMKAAGFDVDDINDFSNAYSEDWVPVIRPDEYNKAVEFAKRRAETIKKLFQSEVEEDLLKHSN; the protein is encoded by the exons CTTGTTTTACATCATATGTACGATAGCGCTATTTTTTAGTAACGTAAGAACCAAATTAACGCGTTTAAAATATACTCATCCTTTATATCGCAGTAATTTCCGCACTAACTATTACGGATTCGTGAGCAACAACTTCGCACGTAATAGTTGGCAGTGTTATGCGAAGCCGATCATCACCACACCTGTTTTATCCAAGGACGTACTGAAGAAGCAGGTCTTTCTTGACTATGAAAATATACTACGTTCACACGACCCCTCATTCATCAACTACAACACGAGGCTCAGCTCCATCCCTGGCATTAATATTGAGAATATAGATAATCTCTATGGCAGAATCTACGACCGCAAAGTACTACTTAAGCAGTTGGATTATTTTTTTAGGCAGGATGATTTCCACACTATCTATCGCATATTAAGGGATAATCCAAATGTGCTAACCCGGGTGGACTGTCATAAACTGGTCAATTCGCTGCCATTTGTTTTGAAAAAGGTGCTCAAGTATCCGGATttgaaaattgaaaaaattgatgaGCAATTAAGGTTCCTAGTTGGCCGATATGTTTTACAACATGTTATCCACCAACTGCCAACGGAGACTTGTAGGTATCATAATTTGGTAGACGGGAAAGTCCCAGGAGATCCAGTGCCGAACCCACAGAAGAGAGATTTTTACAAGGGTGAAAAGGCTCCAATTGAGGAGCATCCGAGCTACGTAGAGTTAATGGGATCATTAGCCGATTTACCTGCTGAAATTAAGTTTGATAAGGCTTTGACACTTCAGCGCAGGATGATTGAGGCGAAACGTAAAAAGCTCGAGAGAGCTTTGTGGAactttcaaaaattgaagCCACCAAAGCATTTATCTACACGgctaaaatttaaaaatcacATTGATATAAAACGAATAAATCCCTTGATGTCGCGTCCCCTTAGGTACACTAAGGAACAGTACAATCAGGTAAATCAAGATTTTGCTACAGCTGTCGAGAAGGAAGATTTAGTGACTGCATGTTATATACTACAAAGACATACACGATTATTGGACTTTAGATATAAGAGGGAATTACTAAAAAAGTTCATGGGGTTGCACAAAAAAGTGCATCAGTGTGGTTTATATCCAGAGAGGAGCTTGAAAAGTATAAGATTACTGTATTGGCGCACCATGAATATGACAAGGGTGCTGCTTAAGCTCAGGGAATATTCTATTATACAAGATCTTCCATACTCCCAGAAGGAGTTATATGAGAAGGAGTTGGAGGCCTACAG GAAACGAAGAGACCAGAGAAATATTGATAAGATGAAGGCAGCAGGCTTTGATGTAGACGATATAAACGATTTCTCCAACGCCTACAGCGAAGATTGGGTACCGGTGATTAGGCCCGATGAGTATAATAAGGCAGTTGAGTTCGCAAAGAGGCGAGCAGAAACTATAAAGAAACTCTTTCAGTCTGAGGTGGAAGAGGATCTCCTCAAGCATTCTAATTGA